A genome region from Thermoanaerobacterium xylanolyticum LX-11 includes the following:
- a CDS encoding AbrB/MazE/SpoVT family DNA-binding domain-containing protein, whose protein sequence is MLKSTGIVRKVDELGRVVIPIELRRTLNIAERDALEIYVDGEQIVLKKYEPACIFCGNAENVVNYKGKNICKTCLDDIKKSE, encoded by the coding sequence ATGTTGAAATCCACAGGAATTGTAAGAAAAGTGGATGAGTTAGGAAGAGTCGTCATTCCTATCGAACTTAGAAGGACTCTGAATATTGCAGAAAGAGACGCTTTAGAAATCTACGTGGATGGCGAGCAGATTGTACTTAAAAAGTACGAGCCTGCATGTATTTTCTGCGGCAATGCAGAAAATGTCGTCAATTACAAAGGCAAAAATATCTGCAAGACATGCCTCGATGACATTAAAAAAAGCGAATAA
- a CDS encoding cation diffusion facilitator family transporter, with product MNSFKKIKNVLILILFINIAVALAKLLYGLHIKSASMVADGFHSLSDSSGNIVGLVGIYLASKPQDEEHPYGHKKFETFSSIFISVMLFVVSYTILKEAYGRLLNPVEPKITLDSFIIMITTLLLNIFVFAYEYRQGVNLKSDILVSDSLHTKSDIYVSVSVLITLIALKLGIPPYIDPLMSIAISIFIVKAGIEIIKHSSDILCDRIVIDSEKIRDIALSVKGVLSCHQIRSRGREDDINIDMHIMVDPSENIKDAHYIADQLEEKLKKEIPGVTEVIVHIEPYDKNEVTE from the coding sequence ATGAATTCATTTAAAAAGATAAAGAATGTTTTGATACTTATACTTTTTATAAATATAGCTGTGGCGTTAGCTAAACTTTTGTACGGCTTGCATATAAAAAGCGCCAGTATGGTGGCTGATGGGTTTCATTCATTATCAGACAGTTCAGGTAATATAGTAGGCCTTGTAGGCATATATTTGGCGTCAAAACCGCAGGATGAAGAACATCCTTATGGGCATAAAAAATTTGAGACGTTTTCGTCAATTTTTATATCTGTGATGCTATTTGTAGTAAGTTATACTATACTAAAAGAAGCTTATGGCAGGCTTTTAAATCCTGTAGAACCAAAAATCACGTTAGACAGCTTCATAATAATGATTACTACATTATTGCTTAACATATTTGTATTTGCTTACGAGTACAGGCAAGGAGTAAATTTAAAAAGCGACATACTTGTATCTGATTCACTTCACACAAAAAGCGACATCTACGTGTCTGTCTCTGTTCTTATAACACTTATTGCATTAAAACTTGGAATACCGCCATACATCGATCCGCTGATGTCTATAGCAATATCGATATTCATCGTAAAAGCAGGTATTGAAATAATAAAGCACAGCTCCGACATTTTGTGCGATAGGATTGTCATAGATTCAGAAAAAATCCGCGACATCGCTTTATCCGTAAAAGGTGTGCTTTCATGCCATCAAATAAGAAGCAGAGGTAGAGAAGACGACATAAATATAGACATGCATATAATGGTTGACCCGAGTGAAAATATAAAAGATGCTCATTATATAGCTGATCAGTTGGAAGAAAAATTAAAAAAGGAAATACCTGGTGTTACAGAAGTCATTGTTCATATAGAGCCTTACGATAAAAATGAAGTAACAGAGTAA
- a CDS encoding spore maturation protein, whose protein sequence is MLKSISEFIIPAIMFLIPVYGLINHVKIYEVFLDGAKEGINTIIKIFPALLAMLVAVGVLRASGTLDIFAKWISPLTATIGMPSDVVPLALIRPLSGSGALGIVTELIKSHGPDSFTARLASVMYGSTETTFYVLSVYFGSVGVKKMRHSIIAGIAADIAAILSSVFYSRLFF, encoded by the coding sequence TTGCTTAAATCAATTTCCGAGTTTATAATTCCAGCTATCATGTTTTTGATTCCTGTATATGGTTTAATTAATCATGTAAAAATTTATGAAGTCTTTTTAGATGGTGCAAAAGAAGGCATTAATACGATAATAAAAATATTTCCTGCTTTGCTGGCAATGTTGGTGGCAGTGGGAGTCCTGAGAGCATCCGGAACTTTAGATATCTTTGCAAAGTGGATTTCACCGCTTACTGCAACAATTGGAATGCCGTCAGATGTAGTGCCATTGGCTCTCATAAGGCCTCTATCTGGAAGCGGTGCATTAGGCATAGTGACAGAACTTATTAAATCTCATGGGCCTGATTCGTTTACAGCCAGACTTGCTTCTGTTATGTATGGCTCTACAGAGACTACGTTTTACGTTTTATCGGTTTATTTTGGATCTGTTGGAGTTAAAAAGATGAGACATTCCATAATAGCAGGCATTGCTGCTGATATCGCTGCAATACTGTCATCTGTTTTTTACAGCAGATTG
- a CDS encoding nucleoside recognition domain-containing protein — MINYIWIFMIGTGVIVGMINGRMGEVSKAIIDSSESAVTISIGLVGIMSLWLGIMQIAEKSGLMDALAKVLKPVIVKLFPEIPKDHPAIGAMIMNISANMLGLGNAATPFGIKAMEYLQELNKKDVASNSMCTFLVINTASVQLLPAVMIGLRASLGAKNPADFVLAGLLSSITALTVGLVVVKSLEKSSLFKE, encoded by the coding sequence TTGATAAATTATATATGGATCTTCATGATTGGTACAGGTGTAATTGTCGGCATGATAAATGGTAGGATGGGGGAGGTATCAAAAGCTATAATAGATTCATCTGAGTCGGCTGTTACAATATCAATAGGACTCGTAGGCATCATGTCTTTATGGTTAGGTATAATGCAGATAGCTGAAAAATCTGGACTTATGGATGCATTGGCAAAAGTTTTAAAGCCAGTCATAGTAAAACTATTCCCTGAGATACCAAAAGATCATCCTGCTATTGGTGCTATGATAATGAATATATCAGCAAATATGTTGGGATTAGGAAATGCGGCTACGCCTTTTGGAATAAAAGCGATGGAATACCTTCAAGAATTAAATAAAAAGGATGTTGCATCTAATTCCATGTGCACATTTCTCGTTATAAATACTGCATCAGTGCAGCTTCTTCCTGCTGTTATGATAGGATTAAGGGCTTCTTTAGGTGCGAAAAATCCAGCGGATTTTGTGTTGGCTGGACTTTTATCCAGCATTACAGCTTTAACCGTAGGCCTTGTGGTCGTGAAATCACTTGAAAAATCATCACTTTTTAAGGAGTGA